In Parvivirga hydrogeniphila, one genomic interval encodes:
- the drmD gene encoding DISARM system SNF2-like helicase DrmD: protein MGNTVVPRPGMFAVVRNRRGVIAAVEPFDGEHGRTHAVTIEYRDELFPPSQTLIWELEGAHASVLEPNALPDPMRGEPMPPEDFDALVRAARWTSAMPYLDPDGSGPLGRLPFRSPFHAAVEVDDYQLVPLLKALRMPRVRLLIADDVGLGKTVEAGLILSELLIRRRIQRVLILTPASLRLQWRDEMREKFSLSFELVDREQTEQLRRRLGMDANPWRAFPRIIASYHYLRQPDILEQFNAACRTPDDSPRLPWDLLIVDECHNLMPSSFGKDSDLAEMLRIIAPRFEHRLFLSATPHNGHTRSFTGLLEILDPVRFSATDELRPAERARVEQLVIRRLKREINDRTDPPKFCRRLDPIALRLDFSPEEAALTEAFDKFRAAMRSWISQGDAKRRRAGHFAVEVLGKRLLSCPVAFADSWRRCKEGLAAQQAATEADVDVARKSVERDTDDDREAASRESVAATVVGAWLVKAAPHLENHIATIDRALARLGLDSDRADSFADLDPVRDARFDALVTLIEKLLRSDGRWRDDERLVVFTEYKTTLDYLARRLRERYEDKRVLTLFGGMDDADREAVKRAFNNPADAVRVLIATDAAAEGLNLQQTARYLLHFDLPWNPSKTEQRNGRLDRHGQARDVQIFHFASETDDDLRFLAHVMRKANDIREDLGSANELFDTVIHRKLIDGESMGAVEHDLDRGLTVVRGRASIEADDTVATGEEDASAAQQLEALAKELDLDPEATRCTLEAALAKRAGRPQLELSQEPGCWRLINPDLPGWREVVDESLRVDAGAGGRGAVRRLAFDPGPFVKAIGDGGRTVFNPRADVALMHLSHPMLERAFSMLSRARFPSSGEEVSRWTVRVGDVPAEADALVLLSVEELGVNELRETFHHWVRTIAFPVRSGRLSKPLDHRPAIALRNAKPTTDAELVERARQVFEDVAPDLTAFITQHARRLTDALTAVLSEEGQQQRQEELERYRSRSAEILTLINESTLAKLEREIEDLKRQQAQGVLFDEEGALDRLAADIEAKEAEIDRRRRTYEEVREQLERERERITKFLLPKRYAMAGDAHVFPVCVEIRLPDQGGAR from the coding sequence ATGGGGAACACCGTCGTGCCACGTCCAGGCATGTTCGCGGTGGTACGTAACCGCCGCGGCGTCATCGCTGCCGTCGAGCCGTTCGACGGTGAGCACGGGCGGACGCACGCGGTCACAATCGAGTACCGCGACGAGCTCTTTCCTCCGAGCCAGACGCTGATCTGGGAGCTTGAGGGGGCGCACGCCTCGGTTCTTGAACCGAACGCCCTGCCGGACCCGATGCGCGGCGAACCGATGCCGCCAGAGGACTTCGACGCACTCGTGCGGGCAGCTCGCTGGACGAGCGCGATGCCGTACCTCGATCCGGACGGCTCCGGTCCGCTCGGCCGGCTCCCGTTCCGAAGCCCGTTCCACGCTGCGGTCGAAGTCGACGACTACCAGCTCGTGCCACTGCTCAAGGCACTCAGGATGCCGCGCGTGCGCCTCCTGATTGCAGACGACGTGGGCCTCGGAAAGACAGTGGAGGCCGGCCTTATCCTCTCCGAGCTCCTCATCCGGCGACGCATCCAGCGCGTGCTGATTCTGACCCCGGCATCCCTACGGCTCCAATGGCGCGACGAGATGCGGGAGAAGTTCTCGCTCTCCTTCGAGCTCGTCGACCGTGAGCAGACCGAACAGCTCCGCCGCCGCCTAGGCATGGATGCGAACCCGTGGAGAGCGTTCCCCAGGATCATCGCATCGTACCACTACTTGCGCCAGCCTGACATCCTCGAGCAGTTCAACGCGGCGTGCAGAACACCGGACGACTCGCCGCGGCTCCCGTGGGATCTGCTCATCGTAGACGAATGCCACAATCTCATGCCGTCTTCGTTCGGCAAGGACTCTGACCTCGCAGAGATGCTTCGCATCATCGCACCGCGCTTCGAGCATCGGTTGTTCCTCTCAGCTACGCCGCACAACGGTCACACGCGCAGCTTCACGGGTCTGTTGGAGATACTCGACCCAGTGCGCTTCAGCGCTACGGACGAACTTAGGCCAGCAGAGCGCGCTCGTGTCGAGCAGCTCGTCATCCGGCGCCTGAAGCGCGAGATCAACGACCGGACCGACCCACCAAAGTTCTGCCGGCGCCTGGATCCCATCGCTCTCAGGCTCGACTTCTCACCAGAAGAAGCGGCGTTGACAGAAGCCTTCGACAAGTTCCGAGCGGCCATGCGGTCGTGGATCTCCCAAGGAGACGCGAAGAGGCGTCGTGCGGGCCACTTTGCCGTAGAGGTGCTCGGAAAGCGGCTCCTCTCCTGTCCCGTCGCGTTCGCCGATTCGTGGCGCCGGTGCAAAGAAGGGCTCGCGGCGCAGCAAGCGGCGACCGAGGCCGACGTCGACGTGGCGCGCAAGAGCGTCGAACGCGACACCGACGACGACCGCGAGGCCGCATCGCGCGAATCGGTCGCTGCAACGGTGGTAGGCGCATGGCTGGTGAAGGCAGCCCCGCACCTTGAAAACCACATCGCGACGATCGATCGGGCGCTTGCGCGACTCGGCCTCGACAGCGACCGCGCCGACAGCTTCGCCGACCTCGACCCCGTCCGCGACGCACGCTTCGACGCGCTCGTCACGCTCATCGAAAAGCTCCTGCGCTCAGATGGCCGCTGGCGCGACGACGAGCGCCTCGTCGTATTCACCGAGTACAAGACGACGCTCGACTACCTGGCCCGCCGACTGAGAGAGCGTTACGAGGACAAACGCGTCCTGACGCTCTTCGGTGGCATGGACGACGCCGACCGCGAGGCAGTGAAACGGGCGTTCAACAATCCCGCAGACGCCGTGCGCGTGCTCATCGCAACCGACGCAGCCGCGGAAGGATTGAACCTCCAGCAGACCGCACGATACCTCTTGCACTTCGACTTGCCCTGGAACCCAAGCAAGACCGAGCAGCGGAACGGCCGACTCGATCGCCACGGTCAGGCTCGCGACGTGCAGATCTTCCACTTTGCCAGCGAGACTGACGACGATCTTCGGTTCCTAGCGCACGTGATGCGGAAAGCGAACGACATCCGCGAAGACCTGGGCAGCGCGAACGAGCTCTTTGACACCGTGATCCATCGGAAGCTCATTGACGGTGAGTCCATGGGTGCGGTCGAACACGACCTTGATCGTGGGCTTACCGTCGTTCGTGGGCGCGCGAGCATCGAGGCAGACGACACGGTCGCGACGGGCGAGGAGGATGCCTCGGCCGCCCAGCAGCTGGAAGCGCTGGCCAAAGAGCTCGACCTTGACCCAGAGGCGACCCGATGCACGCTGGAAGCCGCGCTCGCCAAACGCGCGGGCCGGCCACAGCTGGAACTCTCACAAGAACCGGGGTGTTGGCGACTCATCAACCCCGACCTACCAGGCTGGCGCGAGGTCGTCGACGAGAGCCTGCGCGTTGATGCGGGCGCAGGAGGGCGCGGAGCTGTCAGGCGCCTAGCGTTCGATCCGGGCCCCTTCGTGAAGGCGATCGGCGACGGAGGCCGGACCGTCTTCAATCCGCGTGCCGACGTCGCGCTCATGCACCTCTCGCACCCGATGCTCGAACGCGCCTTCTCGATGCTGTCACGCGCACGCTTCCCGAGCAGCGGCGAGGAGGTGTCCCGCTGGACGGTCCGGGTGGGCGACGTGCCAGCGGAGGCTGACGCGCTTGTACTCCTGTCAGTCGAGGAGCTGGGCGTGAACGAGCTTCGCGAGACCTTCCACCACTGGGTACGGACCATCGCCTTCCCTGTGCGCAGCGGGCGACTCAGCAAACCGCTCGACCACCGGCCCGCGATCGCTCTCCGCAACGCGAAGCCGACGACAGACGCCGAACTCGTGGAGCGTGCGCGACAAGTATTCGAAGACGTCGCGCCAGACTTGACGGCTTTCATCACGCAGCACGCAAGGAGACTCACTGACGCGTTGACCGCCGTGCTGTCTGAAGAGGGCCAGCAACAGCGCCAGGAAGAGCTGGAGCGCTACCGCTCGCGTTCCGCCGAGATACTGACACTCATCAACGAGAGCACGCTTGCCAAGCTCGAGCGCGAGATCGAGGACCTTAAGCGCCAGCAGGCTCAAGGCGTCTTGTTCGATGAAGAGGGGGCGCTCGATAGGCTGGCTGCAGACATCGAGGCGAAAGAGGCCGAAATCGACCGCCGGCGCCGGACCTACGAGGAAGTCCGCGAGCAACTGGAGCGCGAACGCGAGCGTATCACCAAGTTCCTGCTGCCGAAACGCTACGCCATGGCAGGCGACGCACACGTCTTCCCGGTCTGCGTTGAAATCCGTCTACCTGACCAGGGAGGCGCACGATGA
- a CDS encoding Eco57I restriction-modification methylase domain-containing protein has product MIPGWELLRHGGLLLDPPRLRQLADHVAPPLSEYQERELRRLTDALLAETTASGDSISKYVTYVLQDICGFDADAGGTWLRGSGVGAEFSTKAFTGETVKPRHLWRAPDGAPALPVFIDTERRIGVGRGRRVVSHALQWLRAKGHRLALVTNGRQWRIVFAGLDFDAFAEADAELFFEEGAPSDHLIALRTLLQPALWTPPASEAPGLLEQAVLDARKGQAELSSVLGERVRQAVEELVEAHAPELADYVSGLPPEEAGRAPADVYRAAVRVIMRLVVVLFAESRDLLPRENALYHESYGLAGLIDELSRHAGSRSGRLARSYAAWPRILALFRLVYEGSSHPALPVPAYGGELFAPGDPSSPDGLSRALAIFEQACFKRECVADKDVWRILELITRTRVRIRQGRASTWVPSPVDFSDLSSEYIGILYEGLLDYELKRADDDPVVFLSVGNAPALPLSRLEAMDDKAIRDLLENLNKTDKDEEPEEEAAEEEPEGGADEEATIGEEAELPDEVVSDDELAPDLIAAEVADARRSARERADAWARRAVVAAGLVRRPRGADTPERRLRHEQDVARAARALLARDIVLPGEWYVVRWGGTRKGAGTYYTRPGLAVPTVQRTLRPLAYDPPTRADGTPNPDAPPSAWTPKRPEEILALKVVDPACGSGTFPVAALRYLTEALYESLLFHDRVSDDAGRERAIVRLIEPPEGEPTPEERLTQELVPCRSTDAEFEPRLKALLRRHVVERCIYGVDLDPLAVELARLSLWIETMDRQLPFSFLDHKVKCGNALTGAWFDTFRHYPVMAFKNREGGDKGHGNGVHFEKNARTKALKAFASGPLKSDLARFLSGPSLFDPRDTAAEAATVHDEALAALARLHELPVHDAAERARIYREELVGSPAYRQLKEAMDLWCACWFWPADELEHAPLPTTLHDPGEQTRAIARRIAAEKRFFHWELEFPDVFREAGSGFDAVLGNPPWDIAKPNSKEYFSNIDPLYRSYGKQEALRKQTEYFAEEAVERGWLDYNADFRAQSNFMKYAASPFGDPQGAETSGDRFAISRGRENDALHGRWRDLRRASRGYADAAHPFRHQGSADINLYKLFLEAAHALLRRGGRLGFIVPSGLYSDHGTGALRELFLDRCRWEWLFGFENKEGIFDIHRSFKFNPVIIEKGGRTAAIRTAFMRRALEDWERAEEFAVPYTREQVERFSPKSRAILEIQSARDLEILEKIYANSVLLGDDGPDGWGVTYAREFDMTNDSKLFPPRPVWEAKGYRPDEYSRWLLGRWRPIEELWAELGVDPARVVPAEVELEEWLFDTTAGPERREAEERFVHGHLLKPGDVARTPWRLRCAQPPYDALPIPRAEIPAGIVLSREGDAWVREDEVEDVALPLYQGKMIYIDNWALSEGSFDVPQSDLADAEYLIGAVDWGVPPLRNTRLAFRDIARATDKRTLISTVIPGLPCGNKVPLLTEDDSRDDARLVMQAVLGTYWADWAARQRVAAAHINWHVASSFAVLRPDLVPPGLVRDAALLLFGGRVFATSAVRLGLPDACVLTARTRLERYRRRIALSAVVACALGLDWDNVTHILSDVCLPAVSSDLDARGFWRVDKDKDPELRHTVLTLVAFHDLEEKIRACGGDRDAGIEAFLGQNEGEGWMLPETLRLADYGLGHDERAKHPQPVASRLGPRFYDWQLAQSAEESWRECHLHARNLLGEQGYRELLDEIAARERGEEPGRVEEPPASLLDEGRQGALW; this is encoded by the coding sequence ATGATCCCGGGCTGGGAGCTCCTTCGTCACGGCGGGCTGCTGCTCGACCCACCGCGCCTGCGCCAGCTGGCCGACCATGTCGCGCCACCCCTCAGCGAATACCAGGAGCGCGAGCTACGCCGCTTGACCGACGCGCTGCTTGCCGAGACCACGGCGTCTGGCGACAGCATCTCGAAGTACGTGACTTACGTGCTGCAAGACATATGCGGCTTCGACGCTGACGCCGGCGGCACGTGGCTGCGCGGCTCTGGAGTGGGCGCCGAGTTCAGCACGAAAGCCTTCACGGGCGAGACAGTGAAGCCCCGGCACCTGTGGCGCGCCCCCGACGGCGCCCCTGCGCTGCCTGTCTTCATCGACACCGAGCGCCGCATCGGCGTGGGGCGCGGTCGTCGCGTCGTCAGCCATGCGCTCCAGTGGCTGCGCGCGAAGGGACACCGCTTGGCGCTCGTCACGAACGGTCGCCAGTGGCGCATCGTCTTTGCCGGCCTGGACTTCGACGCGTTCGCGGAAGCCGATGCTGAGCTGTTCTTCGAGGAGGGCGCCCCGAGCGATCACCTCATCGCACTTCGTACGCTGCTACAACCGGCGCTGTGGACGCCACCAGCATCCGAGGCGCCAGGACTGCTTGAGCAGGCGGTCCTCGACGCGCGGAAGGGCCAGGCAGAGCTTTCATCAGTGCTGGGCGAGCGCGTCCGTCAAGCAGTCGAGGAGCTTGTAGAGGCGCACGCGCCCGAGCTCGCAGACTACGTGTCCGGTCTTCCGCCTGAGGAGGCCGGCCGAGCACCCGCCGACGTCTACCGCGCAGCGGTGCGCGTCATCATGCGCCTGGTCGTGGTGCTGTTCGCCGAGTCGCGCGACCTGCTGCCGCGTGAGAATGCGCTGTACCACGAAAGCTACGGCCTCGCCGGACTGATCGACGAGCTTTCCCGCCATGCAGGCTCCCGTAGCGGCCGCCTGGCTCGAAGCTATGCGGCATGGCCGCGCATCCTCGCGCTCTTCCGTCTCGTGTACGAGGGTTCATCACACCCGGCCCTGCCCGTACCTGCGTACGGAGGAGAGCTGTTCGCCCCAGGGGACCCCTCGAGCCCAGATGGTCTCTCTCGCGCGCTCGCCATCTTCGAGCAGGCGTGCTTCAAGCGGGAGTGCGTGGCCGATAAGGATGTCTGGCGCATCCTCGAGCTCATCACACGCACGAGGGTGAGGATCCGCCAGGGCCGTGCGAGCACCTGGGTGCCGAGCCCCGTGGACTTCTCCGACCTCTCCAGCGAGTACATCGGCATCCTCTACGAAGGTCTGCTCGACTACGAGCTCAAGCGTGCCGACGACGATCCGGTGGTGTTCCTCTCCGTCGGCAACGCCCCAGCGCTGCCCCTGTCACGCCTGGAGGCGATGGACGACAAGGCCATCCGAGACCTTCTGGAGAATCTGAATAAGACTGACAAGGACGAGGAACCCGAAGAAGAAGCGGCGGAAGAGGAGCCCGAAGGGGGCGCAGACGAGGAGGCAACGATCGGCGAGGAGGCCGAGTTGCCCGACGAGGTGGTCTCCGACGACGAGCTCGCCCCCGATCTGATCGCCGCCGAGGTCGCCGACGCCCGCCGCTCGGCCCGTGAGCGCGCGGACGCCTGGGCGCGTCGCGCGGTCGTGGCGGCCGGGCTCGTGCGCAGACCTCGCGGCGCAGACACCCCCGAACGCCGCCTGCGCCACGAACAGGACGTCGCGCGCGCCGCGCGTGCACTGCTCGCCCGCGACATCGTGCTGCCCGGCGAGTGGTACGTCGTGCGCTGGGGCGGCACGCGCAAGGGCGCCGGCACGTACTACACGCGCCCGGGTCTCGCGGTCCCCACCGTGCAGCGCACGCTGCGCCCGCTCGCCTACGACCCGCCCACGCGCGCCGACGGCACGCCCAACCCCGACGCGCCGCCGTCTGCGTGGACGCCCAAGCGCCCTGAGGAGATCCTCGCGCTCAAGGTGGTGGACCCCGCGTGCGGCTCGGGCACTTTCCCGGTCGCGGCGCTGCGCTACCTCACCGAGGCGCTCTACGAGTCGCTGCTCTTCCACGACCGCGTCTCTGATGACGCAGGCCGTGAGCGCGCCATCGTGCGCCTCATCGAGCCGCCCGAAGGTGAGCCGACCCCTGAGGAGCGCCTCACCCAGGAGCTCGTGCCGTGCCGCAGCACCGACGCCGAGTTCGAGCCGCGCCTCAAAGCCCTGCTTCGCCGCCACGTGGTGGAGCGCTGCATCTACGGCGTGGACCTCGACCCGCTCGCTGTCGAGCTTGCGCGCCTGTCGCTCTGGATCGAGACGATGGACCGGCAGCTGCCGTTTTCCTTCCTCGACCACAAGGTCAAGTGCGGCAACGCGCTTACAGGCGCGTGGTTCGACACCTTCCGGCACTACCCGGTGATGGCGTTCAAGAACCGCGAGGGCGGCGACAAGGGGCACGGCAACGGCGTGCACTTCGAGAAGAACGCGCGCACCAAGGCGCTCAAGGCGTTCGCGTCCGGCCCGCTCAAGTCCGACCTCGCGCGCTTCCTGTCCGGCCCATCGCTCTTCGACCCGCGTGATACCGCCGCCGAGGCCGCGACCGTCCACGACGAGGCGCTTGCCGCCCTCGCGCGCCTGCATGAGCTTCCCGTGCACGACGCCGCCGAGCGCGCCCGCATCTACCGCGAGGAGCTCGTGGGCTCGCCCGCGTACCGCCAGCTCAAAGAGGCGATGGACCTGTGGTGCGCGTGCTGGTTCTGGCCCGCCGACGAGCTCGAGCACGCCCCGCTTCCCACCACGCTGCACGACCCGGGCGAGCAGACCCGCGCGATCGCCCGGCGCATCGCCGCCGAGAAGCGCTTCTTCCATTGGGAGCTCGAGTTCCCGGATGTGTTCCGCGAGGCGGGAAGCGGTTTCGACGCGGTGCTCGGCAACCCGCCGTGGGACATCGCCAAGCCCAACTCCAAAGAGTACTTCAGCAACATCGACCCGCTTTACCGCTCCTATGGCAAGCAGGAGGCGCTGCGCAAGCAGACCGAGTACTTCGCCGAGGAGGCCGTCGAGCGCGGGTGGCTCGACTACAACGCGGACTTCCGCGCGCAGTCCAACTTCATGAAGTACGCGGCGAGCCCGTTCGGCGACCCGCAAGGCGCCGAGACGAGCGGGGACCGCTTCGCCATCTCGCGCGGGCGCGAGAACGACGCGCTGCACGGGCGCTGGCGCGACCTTCGGCGCGCAAGCCGCGGGTACGCGGACGCCGCGCACCCGTTCCGCCATCAGGGCTCAGCAGATATCAACCTCTACAAGCTCTTCCTGGAGGCCGCCCACGCGCTGCTGCGGCGCGGCGGGCGGCTCGGCTTCATCGTGCCCTCGGGGCTGTACTCCGACCACGGCACCGGCGCGCTGCGCGAGCTGTTCTTGGACCGCTGCCGCTGGGAGTGGCTCTTCGGCTTCGAGAACAAGGAAGGCATCTTCGACATCCACCGCTCGTTCAAGTTCAACCCCGTCATCATCGAGAAGGGCGGGCGCACCGCAGCCATCCGCACGGCGTTCATGCGCCGCGCGCTCGAGGACTGGGAGCGTGCCGAGGAGTTCGCCGTGCCGTACACGCGCGAGCAGGTCGAGCGCTTCAGCCCCAAGAGCCGCGCCATCCTTGAGATCCAGTCCGCGCGCGACTTGGAAATCCTCGAGAAGATCTACGCGAACTCGGTGCTCTTGGGCGATGACGGCCCCGACGGCTGGGGCGTGACGTACGCACGCGAGTTCGACATGACGAACGACTCGAAGCTCTTCCCGCCGCGCCCGGTATGGGAGGCCAAGGGCTACCGCCCCGACGAGTACAGCCGCTGGCTGCTCGGCCGCTGGCGCCCCATCGAGGAGCTGTGGGCCGAGCTCGGCGTCGACCCCGCGCGCGTCGTGCCCGCCGAGGTCGAGCTCGAGGAGTGGCTGTTCGACACCACCGCCGGCCCCGAGCGCCGCGAGGCCGAGGAGCGGTTCGTGCACGGCCACCTGCTCAAGCCCGGCGACGTCGCGCGCACGCCGTGGCGGCTGCGCTGCGCCCAGCCACCCTACGACGCGCTGCCGATCCCGCGCGCGGAGATCCCGGCGGGAATCGTGCTCTCGCGCGAGGGGGACGCGTGGGTGCGCGAAGACGAGGTCGAGGACGTGGCGCTGCCGCTGTACCAAGGGAAGATGATTTACATCGACAACTGGGCTCTCTCGGAGGGTTCCTTCGATGTTCCTCAGAGTGATCTTGCGGATGCCGAGTATCTAATCGGCGCGGTTGATTGGGGGGTGCCGCCCCTCAGGAATACTCGGCTCGCGTTTCGGGACATAGCGCGAGCAACGGACAAGCGCACTCTGATATCGACAGTCATCCCAGGGTTGCCGTGCGGCAACAAGGTTCCGCTGTTGACCGAAGATGATTCGCGCGATGACGCCCGCCTCGTCATGCAAGCTGTGCTCGGAACCTACTGGGCCGACTGGGCCGCCAGACAGCGTGTCGCCGCCGCCCATATTAACTGGCACGTCGCCAGTTCGTTTGCCGTGCTGCGACCAGATCTCGTGCCACCGGGGCTGGTGCGAGACGCTGCGCTACTCCTCTTCGGCGGCCGTGTCTTCGCGACGTCGGCCGTCCGGCTCGGTTTGCCCGATGCATGCGTCCTGACTGCGCGCACTCGATTGGAACGATATCGTCGGCGCATTGCCCTCTCCGCAGTTGTTGCTTGTGCCTTAGGGCTCGACTGGGACAACGTCACCCATATCCTCAGCGATGTCTGTCTGCCCGCAGTCAGCTCCGACCTCGACGCAAGAGGCTTCTGGCGCGTCGACAAGGACAAGGACCCCGAGCTGCGCCACACGGTGCTCACGCTCGTCGCCTTCCACGACCTCGAGGAGAAGATCCGCGCGTGCGGCGGCGACCGCGACGCCGGCATCGAGGCGTTCCTCGGTCAGAACGAGGGCGAGGGGTGGATGCTGCCGGAGACGCTTCGGCTCGCCGACTACGGCCTCGGCCACGACGAGCGCGCGAAGCACCCGCAGCCGGTCGCGAGCCGGCTGGGGCCGCGGTTCTACGACTGGCAGCTCGCGCAGAGCGCGGAGGAGTCGTGGCGCGAGTGCCACCTGCACGCGCGCAACCTGCTCGGCGAGCAGGGCTACCGCGAGCTGCTCGACGAGATCGCGGCGCGCGAGCGCGGCGAGGAACCGGGGCGTGTGGAGGAGCCGCCGGCGTCGCTGCTGGATGAGGGAAGGCAGGGGGCGCTGTGGTGA
- the darG gene encoding type II toxin-antitoxin system antitoxin DNA ADP-ribosyl glycohydrolase DarG has translation MITYTTGNLFEAQADALVNTVNEVGVMGKGVALQFKESFPGAACSYIDAAKRGDVKVGRVFVTESHSLSGPRWIIHFPTKRHWRHPSKLEWVREGLDDLRRVIVELGISSIALPPLGCGNGGLDWADVRPVIESALGDLEGVEVVVYEPSARYATAPKQHGVEQLTPARALVAEMVRRYSVLGMGCTNLEVQKLAWFLQRAFTALGTKDPLRLRFAANKYGPYSDQLRHLLDAIDGSYLHSEKRLSEAGPFEPLHFVDEKRELVKRYLEDEAQEYLPALEATTHYIDGFESPLGMELLATVDWLVTQQHCEARADAIRSALGSWPGGRSAGTRKQQMFDDAMIEAALERVQEGIQTGQPQLPLF, from the coding sequence ATGATCACCTACACCACCGGCAACCTGTTCGAGGCTCAAGCTGACGCCCTTGTGAACACCGTCAACGAGGTAGGCGTGATGGGCAAGGGCGTCGCGTTGCAGTTCAAGGAATCCTTCCCGGGTGCCGCGTGTTCTTACATCGACGCGGCGAAGCGAGGCGATGTTAAGGTCGGGCGAGTGTTCGTCACTGAGAGCCATAGTCTCTCCGGGCCTCGCTGGATCATCCACTTCCCGACCAAACGTCATTGGCGGCATCCGTCCAAGCTGGAGTGGGTACGGGAAGGCCTGGATGACTTGAGGCGCGTGATTGTCGAGCTTGGGATCAGCTCGATCGCCCTGCCGCCGCTGGGTTGCGGCAACGGGGGGCTTGACTGGGCGGATGTCAGACCCGTGATCGAGAGCGCGCTCGGAGACCTGGAGGGCGTCGAAGTCGTCGTGTACGAGCCGTCCGCTCGATACGCGACGGCACCGAAGCAGCATGGTGTCGAGCAGCTTACGCCGGCGCGTGCACTTGTGGCCGAGATGGTCCGGCGCTATTCGGTGCTCGGAATGGGATGCACCAACCTCGAGGTGCAGAAGCTTGCGTGGTTCCTGCAACGTGCGTTCACAGCGCTCGGAACCAAGGACCCGCTTCGCCTGCGATTCGCGGCCAACAAGTACGGCCCCTATTCGGACCAGTTGCGGCATCTCCTCGATGCGATCGATGGCAGCTACCTGCACAGCGAGAAGCGCCTCAGCGAGGCAGGGCCGTTCGAGCCGCTGCACTTCGTGGACGAGAAGCGTGAACTCGTGAAGCGCTATCTGGAGGACGAGGCCCAGGAGTATCTGCCAGCGCTCGAGGCGACGACGCACTACATCGATGGATTCGAATCACCGCTTGGCATGGAACTGCTTGCCACGGTGGACTGGCTTGTCACTCAACAGCATTGTGAGGCGCGAGCGGACGCGATTCGCTCGGCGCTCGGTTCGTGGCCCGGGGGCAGGTCTGCCGGCACGCGCAAGCAGCAGATGTTCGACGACGCGATGATCGAGGCGGCGCTCGAGCGAGTCCAAGAGGGCATACAAACAGGTCAACCACAACTGCCGCTGTTCTAG
- a CDS encoding GIY-YIG nuclease family protein, protein MRTLLREAGRASDFPGCYVMLDAGRPFYVGISRKVFTRLRQHVLADTHHSATLAYRMAAKWTGHSMRRSEAMADPDFKREFDRAREKIRSLDVAYVEIDNPLVLHVFEAYAALELGTGEWNTFETH, encoded by the coding sequence GTGCGGACCCTCTTGCGAGAAGCAGGCCGCGCTTCGGACTTCCCTGGCTGCTACGTGATGCTTGACGCGGGCCGCCCGTTCTACGTCGGCATTTCGCGCAAGGTGTTCACGCGCCTTCGGCAGCACGTCCTCGCGGACACTCACCACAGCGCGACGCTGGCGTACCGCATGGCGGCCAAGTGGACGGGTCACTCGATGCGGCGCTCGGAAGCCATGGCGGACCCCGATTTCAAGCGCGAGTTCGACCGGGCGCGAGAGAAGATCCGCTCGCTTGACGTGGCGTACGTAGAGATCGATAACCCTCTGGTGTTGCACGTGTTCGAGGCGTACGCGGCGCTCGAGCTTGGCACCGGGGAGTGGAACACGTTCGAGACTCACTGA
- the darT gene encoding type II toxin-antitoxin system toxin DNA ADP-ribosyl transferase DarT, protein MSLNLSPEQARIFRITHIDNMPWILRNGLHCPSSATRDPNFVMIGNPDIIGKRTSKCVPIPPDGVLEDYVPFYFTPCSVMLYNIVTGYNGLTRRDPDDIVIMVSSVARLQECGVDFVFTDRHALVQYAKFFSDVSALDTIDWELLRARDFARSDKDPGKVERYQAEVLAHQSVPVEALLGIACYSEASERRVLMMLAAAGSDLRVEVKRDWFF, encoded by the coding sequence GTGAGCCTGAATCTCAGTCCGGAGCAGGCGCGGATCTTCCGTATCACTCACATCGACAACATGCCGTGGATTCTGCGCAACGGACTGCACTGCCCCTCATCGGCCACGCGCGATCCCAACTTCGTGATGATCGGCAACCCGGACATCATCGGCAAGCGCACTTCCAAGTGCGTGCCGATTCCACCAGATGGCGTCCTCGAAGACTACGTGCCTTTCTACTTCACTCCATGCTCAGTGATGCTCTACAACATCGTGACGGGCTACAACGGCCTCACTCGCCGGGACCCGGACGACATCGTGATCATGGTGTCCTCAGTCGCTCGACTCCAAGAGTGTGGCGTGGACTTCGTCTTCACGGACCGGCACGCCTTGGTGCAATACGCCAAGTTCTTCAGCGATGTCAGCGCCCTCGATACAATCGACTGGGAGCTGCTGAGGGCACGGGATTTCGCCCGCTCGGACAAGGACCCGGGCAAGGTTGAGCGCTATCAGGCCGAAGTCCTGGCTCATCAGTCGGTGCCGGTCGAAGCGCTGCTGGGCATTGCCTGCTACTCTGAAGCGAGCGAACGACGGGTGCTGATGATGCTCGCGGCGGCAGGATCCGACCTGAGGGTAGAAGTGAAGAGGGACTGGTTCTTCTGA